The genomic interval AGGACACCATCGATCTGCAGACCTAtatcaaaaagaaaaagacGAAAGTGGACAAGCTGCAACCGACATCGACAACAGGTGGCACTGCCACTGCCTCGAGCAACACCACTGACTCCCTTCCCCGGCTTGCGTCGGAAGGAATCATCGGAGGCACTGAAACCATCCGGGCGAGCATAGTGCTCCCCATGAAATGTCAGCTAAGCAAACCGACGGACATCAAGGTGCGCGAATTTAGTGGCACGCTACACATGAGCGGCATTATTACCACAAAGGTTTTCTGCAATCCTCGAAACAGTATAGCCGATGTTAAGCGTTTCCTACGCGACGATGTCCTGCGTTCGCTGATAACGCGTATACAAGTGTACTGCGATGGACTCACCGATCCCTATGTGACCGATGAAGCTCTGTACATTAGTGAGCCGCCGAGACGTGTGTTCTTCAGCCTGCCTTCAGAGGGTCCTAGCGCGTCGGTCGGAGCAGTGGTTCAGTTCTCCGAGTACTTATTCCGTGGCGAGGCACCCACTGTTGTGGTGGCCCAGGCCAAACAGATCCTGGACGTGGAGCTGGACCCAGAGACCATATCCGTGGAGGCCGAGGGACTTCCGGATGATACGCACTTCAAGAATTGCAAGACGGACGCTGAATGCATAGACGATTCTAGGATTATGACCAGTTCGATGCCAAAGCCGGAACTTTCGCGCAGCCTTTACATGGTGGGAATCGCAGTGGCCCTGCTGGTCCTCCTGTCCTCCGTGGCACTTCACTTTGTCCTAGCCGAGCGGTAGGCAGCTGGGATGCTGGGATGACCGAACCCATAAACCAATTTATACGAAATGTTTTTTATACAGATAAATTATTTGCAAGTGTGCCCACGCACTCACCTCTCTATTGTGAtcgtttgtttttataattcattgtGTACTCGTAGTAGTAAAAAAAGAATGTGTATAGGGATCAcgttaaatagttttattgtGGAAGCAAAACTGTGCAGCATTTAACACCAATATAATAAACTAATAAGTAATATACATATCAGCGATTCTTTGGTACGCCTATAGGGGAAATTTTCCTtagccatttccattttagAGGATCTAAGTGTTAATTGTAGTGTATTTCAGTGGTGAAGCTACGGTTCATATGGCTTTTATCATCagatttattaattattttacaaCCTTAAATCTCAGATTTCTGTTTTAACTTACGCCTACTGTAATTACATTTAACTTAAATaagaaattaataatttcattagTAATTGTTCAGCATAAAACATTAAGAGTTCAGTTATGTACATTAGGCAAGTTAGAATTGTAACTAT from Drosophila mauritiana strain mau12 chromosome 3L, ASM438214v1, whole genome shotgun sequence carries:
- the LOC117140266 gene encoding protein odr-4 homolog, translated to MRTVLLSKHDELYLEKCAQENQFSYGIIVGHQADLTKSVVVHLARNNEEDADMEDLSEVRLTISDINSQALASQWLSASKMCPGSFDVIGIFVSSVRSDVVNEQSAEFKNAKKLFSDIYDLLLKSNSSFGVYTTDIAQTDFVFLSYSLADKKVLCKNYSYGNGGTFSNMEFRFVDKPFEWIQLECSYDFDDVLPILESSRRVNIEDQFQSMIVSVRKNLLASEVFLQNEVVEDTIDLQTYIKKKKTKVDKLQPTSTTGGTATASSNTTDSLPRLASEGIIGGTETIRASIVLPMKCQLSKPTDIKVREFSGTLHMSGIITTKVFCNPRNSIADVKRFLRDDVLRSLITRIQVYCDGLTDPYVTDEALYISEPPRRVFFSLPSEGPSASVGAVVQFSEYLFRGEAPTVVVAQAKQILDVELDPETISVEAEGLPDDTHFKNCKTDAECIDDSRIMTSSMPKPELSRSLYMVGIAVALLVLLSSVALHFVLAER